CGGACAGCACTACCTGCTCCGGCTGCGTGCGCCCGACGACTACACCGCGCAGCGGTCCTACTCCGTCGCGTCCGACGACAGCGACCCGCTGGTCGAGCTGCTCGTCGAGAGGCTCCCGGACGGCGAGGTCTCGGAGTTCCTCGCCGACGTGGCCGAGGTCGGCGACGTCCTCGAGATGCGCGGTCCCATCGGACGCTGGTTCCGCTGGGACACGCGCACCCCCGCGCTGTGCCTGGTCGGTGGCACCGGCGTCGTGCCGGCGATCTCGATGATCCGCGCGGCCCGCCACCTCGGCCGCTCCGACCTGCTCCGGGTGCTGGCCGTCGCGCGCACCCCCGAGGAGCTCCCCTACGCCGAGGAGCTCGCGCGGGCGGGCGCCACCATCGCCTTCACCCGCCACGCCACCAGCACGCGGCCCGCCGGCCCGCCGACCGCGGCCGAGGTCGCCCCGCTCCTGGCCGGCGCCGAGGTCGCGTACGTCTGCGGGTCGTCCCGGTTCGCCGGCTTCGGCGAGGAGCTGCTGGTCGGGTCCGGGTTCAGGCCGGAGGCGATCCGCGTCGAGCGGTTCGGCGTGACGGGTAGCTAGGCTCGGACCCATGGCGCGCAGCGTGTACGTG
This genomic stretch from Nocardioides renjunii harbors:
- a CDS encoding FAD-binding oxidoreductase, with amino-acid sequence MTGGDAVALEDEFAPGGTGATAWTTGRIITKELPAPHLVRLRLHVEDRQRHWPGQHYLLRLRAPDDYTAQRSYSVASDDSDPLVELLVERLPDGEVSEFLADVAEVGDVLEMRGPIGRWFRWDTRTPALCLVGGTGVVPAISMIRAARHLGRSDLLRVLAVARTPEELPYAEELARAGATIAFTRHATSTRPAGPPTAAEVAPLLAGAEVAYVCGSSRFAGFGEELLVGSGFRPEAIRVERFGVTGS